gagaGGGAGATGAATAATTATGGTTTTGGGATTGAAGGGCGTGCCAGAAATGGAGGTTAGAGACGATTGAATTGCAGGGGAATATACAGTTCTTGGCGCCATATTTAGTTGTGGGGTATTCTAACCAACGCCCTATTTTTGGCAAATGTCCACTAATCAAAAGCTCCATTGCCAACCCAAGTGATTTATTAGTTAAAATGACATGTTTACGTGACCAAATAGGTTAGAAACCGCTGGATTTATTTTCATTGGATCGAATAGATTGTTAGAAATTGATTTATGATGTGATATATTTAGCACGTCCTGTCTAGACTTTGTAATGGTGGTAAGGAACAACAAGCAAACAATCAACGTTGAGTACCCATTAAACCCAAAAGCTTAAATTGTAGATAGAACACTCGATCATAAGGAACAATGCAAGCAAGCGATCATCGTTGAATACCCATTAAACCCAAAAGCTTAAATTGTAGATAGAGCACTCGATCATAAGGAACAATTGAATACCCATTAAACGCTTAAATTGTAGATAGAGAACTGAGTTCATGTTGCTGCCAGGACAGCCCACAAGTACAAACAGATAGATATACATGTACAGAACAGCAGAGTTCTAGACAGAGCTCAAGATGAAGAGAGAGTGATTCATTGAAGAAGTTCCAGGAATCACCAAATTTGAAACTGTTTTACTTGAGAGGTATTTTCCTATGTAAAGAATTATATTCTCATATTCATGAATATGAATGCAGCTTTTATCTGCAGTTACATGTATATACTTCTTCCATGGAATGTAGATTCTTCAGTGCAacagaaaattcaaaagagaaagcaaaTAAGAAccaaatcaaccaaaattttcaGCACACAAGCTGAAACAAATCAGGGATTGATCTCGAGCCTCGGTTCGAAGCAAAAGCCGGTGAAAAGCTGAAGCGGGAATCTCTTTGTCACCGGGCACTTCTGCGACCATCTCCATTGTTTTACGTTCATGTCGAAAACGAGTAAAGCTGGAGCTCCATAGCTATGGATGTAGATAAGGTCATCAGTGCCACAGCTGGAAAAAACATCATCCAACTCCCCAAATCCCTGGAAGAACTTGTGAGGCATGCGTGCAATTTCTTGCCACTCTTTCCCACAAAGAATCCAAATGCCAATCCCTTTAATAATGTCTGGCCTATCCTGTTTACCAATCCCTCCAACCATTACCAGCTTCTGCTTAAGGTTCATCAATCGACCACATGTGAGTGAACAAGGAGCAGGAATGAAGCTTTTTATCAACAAACCATGAGAAGAACGGTTAGAGATATTATAAGTAACGAGACCATGTCGATGATCAGATATCCCGCCCCCAGTTGAGTAGAGCAAGAAGTAAAGAACGCCATCACAAATCACACTCTCGTCGCCACCTCTCCACTCCAACAACACTTCAGTCAAGGAGGTAGCCCACATGTTCGTTTCCGAATCATAGATATGAATCGATATATCCCATTGAAAGAAGTTTCCAGGAACTTGCTTAGATTTCACAACAGAGATTGTATAATTGTGTGAAACCCTGTTAGCAGAGATTGCTAGTGCACTATAATCAGAGAACTTAGATCCTGAGGGCTCCGGTAGTTTCATTGAGTACTTGGTTATAGGATTGCAGACATGTAACTCGCTTCTACTGTCATTATCCATGAAGCAAACCAAGCCACATGATGAGGCAATGAACCAATTCGACCTGTCGATGCAGGGGAGATCGATGGCATACCACTTCCTAAGAACTGGATCGTAGGCATGACCAATCGGCTCATCCGAGCTCGTAAACATGAAATACCAAGGTTTATGCGATTTGACATGTGAGAAGTTCCACAAAAAACTCCTGGAACTGACTATATCATGCCATCTTTTGCACACAGAACCAGCTCGAAAAATGCTTGCTATTGGTAGACATGAAAGAATTCGTTCCAACAAGTCATCAGGCAGGATCGACTCCACAGAAACTGCTACAGCCTCTATGCCTCCCTCATTTGTGAAGTCTGAGTACGAATCGAAATTTCTAAGATCTCTTGCCATCTCATTGTGGAAAAGCTTGATCCATGACGTTTTTCCCGCCATAACGAAGAACTGATCACAGGACCCGAATTAGAAGAAGACGCAGCAGGAAGGAACCGATCCAATTGTTCTGAATTGAAACAAGCACATGTCATAAACCATATTCTTCCAATAGACAGGGAGAAAAACACATTTCAGCTAAGTACAAATGACAAAGGGAAGTCAGAAACTAAAACATAGAGAGTACTACATAACACTACTCATCATTACACTTACAGTAACCTAAATAAAAGTCACACACCACCCTCAAATCATACGACATATCCTGTCTTCAAGAATGCCATGTGGGTTTGTAAGTCAAGAAATGATCCTTTGCAGAACAACTTGCGACCATACATGTAACAGCCTATCAGCCTATCAGCCCAACCCTagcgctagcagatattgtcctctttgaactttcccttacAGGCTTCCCCGTAAAGTTTTAAAGTGCGTGTACTAGGGAGAGTtaaaaaggttttcacactcttataagaaatgtttaattctcttctccaaccaacgtgggatctcacaatacataAGAAACGGAAGTGTTTTGGAACCACAAATAAGGGCAAAGGGGATAAAATTTGAGGCCAAACAAACGACATTGTGCAGAACCCCACAAGAAAGAATGGCAGACAGCAACAAAAGATGTACACTGTTCATGAGTACAATATTCTTTAAGAAAACATGTATGTAAGGAGTCAAATTCCAAAGAGggaaataaatacaaatcgCCTAATCATAACTGCAAAGGGTAAAATTAAGAACAGTGGAAATCAATTCAAAAAGAAGCTTTCCGAAACAAAATCCAGTCCAGTCCACATTAACTCAACATAAATTCAAGCAATCTCcaaagggaaaaggaaaaacaaacaagaacacGTCTCAAGAGTTAAGGATCAATCAACTACAAAAACCTGGCGTCCAAAGAAAGGCATATCCATATCCATCAGCAAACGAGCAAATACATggattaaaaacaaaacccagatCAAGAAAAAGGGCAACAAAACGattacaaaagtaaaattaggCCCAGATATCGAAAACCCACGATGAACAAACCTTATAAAAGGCCTCCTGGGCAGTGACCTGAAAATGGGGTAATGGTAGATTGGATGGAGAAATGTGGGATGATGAAGGAAATGAGAAAGAGGGAGCAAGGGTTTAATGGGTCAGAGAAGAGAAGTTAGTGGAAAATGGGATGAAAGGATTGAAAGGGGGGTGCAAGATTTGGCGGCcaaaaaacagagaggaaGCATGAGGTGAAAGCATGTTAGATGAGAGAGTGAGGCTGTCTGTTTTGTTGCTACTCAAGATTTTTCTTCGGTTTTACATCATTTGGTTTCTCCCCTTTCGTTTACTTTTTAGATATAACAAAAACGACAGACGAGAGTGGGAAGGGGAGGGCGGTTTTTCTTTTAGCGGCTGtacagagaaagagagagaggcgCGTGGAAGCGCGTGTGTTTTTCTCTGGTAATGGGTCGCGTGGGGATAGAGCGGGCCTTCACCTTGTGTTTCACTCCAGACCTGTTTTCCAAGCCATCGATACatttttaagatatatatatatatattattagtttatttatttatttattttttttaaaaaaaacctttaaattttgtactaaaaataaaagtatttgaCATATTACTTTtctaaaaaacatataaaaattagaatattaaaaagataatttactttaaaatattttaagggTGACgtcattaattaatatttttaggcGTGAAATAcatcattaattatttaaatatattaatctaaatacaaaatagagtTTCCATCTTTATTTCATAACTAAAATATActccattaaaattttaaaataaaatatcaaccaaaatttattaagacaaataaataaaaattaatttaattttaagtgaCTACtcatctaaaataaaataaaattacaaccCAAAttcgtgtatatatatatatatgtcacAAGGATCAAATAGGTAGCGTAGAAATTAAGAACccgtaaaaaaaaagttgttaagataattatttaacgaaaataaataaattatatttattagaatatataCTTTCCCGAATAAGAGAGCATCATGTTCTTTAGAATaaaaccttttctttcttacatATTTGATTTCCATAGCTCCTTCGTGCTTACCCTTGTtgttacttgaaaaataaaacattatgaaAAAACACATACCTCTCTGTTGGCCATATTGTCCGATTGTGATCTATCACCAATAAAATGTAGAGGAGCCATATCGCTGCTCTCCCTCGTGACCATATTGCAAAGTTTGCAGATAACATAGTTATTGACCATATCGTTTgtcagggagaggtttcgctcccctctctaaccgatgtagGACCTCGTTGCtgctagtttcttttttttaaaggagGTCAAACTCTCAAATATTTGTCATGATCGCGAGTCACTCGAATGTGTATAATACTACTAGCTATCCATGTCGTAGtcggttttaattttttgatcTAAAAAATGTCCAAACTCGACTCGACTTAATACAACGGACATTGTTTAAGATTTAtgtgttgttttgtttgaatggtaagatgaaaggaaaagaagacaaacAAAATGCCAAAAATGTGTCCTAATCATGGAAATTCAGAATTGAAGTTACCAAAATAGGGAAAAGGGTAAAGAGGGTAGAAATATGTGGTAAAAGGTGGTAAAAGGTGAGTGAAGAAGTacagtaaaaaagtaaaagagagcAGCACAGAGCAGTGAATCACATGGGTTAAAGCAGTCCTCCCAcaaataaattcttttaatttttaaaaaattaaaattttgatcaaattttgggttgagattattttaattgaatcaACCCCACCCGTTACAATCTAATcttgattattataaaaaatattaaaattaaaaatatttgatatttgtaataattaatctaaaataatttgaattaatttccatttcattttttgagtttttaaaattctaacattttaattttagatttcgTGTCAAAATACCTCAGacttaaatttgatttttaattattctctcagtaactaaattaaaaaaaaaaaaaaaacatattagtaaaatataattattacagGTTAACTACAACTACAACGTTGTCATAtgtcaatattaaaaaaaaaaattaattaataaaaatatttctaaaaaccctaaaccctaacctttcaaaatttcactaatatctttaaatttaatttttttttaaatcattaatactactcaatttttttaaaaaagttcaaaaatgaaaatttgaagataataTTAACATtctctactatatataaaaaaaatcgaaataaAAATCATCTATCCACACTTCatagattatttttaaacactGTTTCTCAAGTTTCTAAAAGCAGTTGAGATGTCAGATCGACACGTATTTTTTATTGTCGTTGCGATCCATCAATTGCGTCGATTATGGTATGTTTTACTAATTCAACAATTGAATCTCGAAGGCAACCTATCGCCATTCTAGGGTTTTTTGGGCGGAATCATCGATTTCTAGTCGATGATTTCGATCTTGCGAACTCGGAAGCCACGACACAGGCTTATACGTTAacatattttttgtttgaattcaaTTCCAAATGATTTTGATCGTTCATGGAAGTTGGGAACAAATCCatctcctttttgttttgaaagaaTTTCGTTATTTAATAATTGCATGCAAAATCAaaggtaaatattttaattttgaaatcatgAGATTAGAACActtgattcaaataaattacccttaaattaataaaaattgaaagaatctgaacaaaatgaaaggaatGACGAAATTGTTCTTCTGAAtctctcaaattttcattccAGAAACCCTTCCATCCAATGGCGggggaaaacaaaaacatctatgatgatgatgaacaaTGAACAATGATAATGAAATCCTCAACTGGGGTTAGAGATTTTACCTTTCCATGTCCGGAGATCCTCTAAAAACCTTGATGTTCTTCTCCAATGGCGGAATATCATCGCCCATCCTCGTCTTCCTATGGATCACCAGACCACACAAAAACCCCGAACGCTTGGACGCCTTCAGGGTTTTGGCTTCCCCTGCCTCCGCCCCTTTCCTAAATCCGTTCAAATCACTAACCAAATTCGATTTCGCCGACaacgatgaagaagaagaagaacacgTCGATTCATTCCCATCCGACGAATCCAGCAACTCTGCATCATGAGATCCGGCGGAAATTTCAGAATCCCTAGCCTtagatttcttcttcctcctccgccgccgatCAAAACCCTCCCCCATCAAATCGCGGTAACCAATCGCAGGCACTCCATTCAAGGAAGCGAAATCGGAGTTTTCATTAACCATAAAGCCGATATTCAGAACGCCTTGGAAGCGTCCAGAAGGACGACGGACTTGGAGGGCAGTGAACGCAGGGGTCTTGGTACAGTCATTAGAAACGATGACGTTACGGAAAAGGAAACGGACAGTACCGACAAGAGAGTCACGGAAACAGCCTGTGGCGTAGATCTCGACGGAGACGGCGGCGGTATCGCGGGTAAGAAACTCCGGCGAGACGCGGAAGAGAAACTTGTCGTTCCAGGTGGGGTTGTCGCCGCCGATGGTGTCGAGACGAGTGCGGAGGCGGTTCAATGGGTCGACCCATGCGACGGCGTAGGTCTGTTTGGGATGGAATTGGCGGGAGGGGACCTTGAGACCTTGGGCAGAGATGAGGTTGATCTCCAAGACGGGCATGTGGGTGGCCGGAAGAATCCAGTCTCCGGCAACCTCCATGGGtgaagatgagagagagagagagagagagagagagagagagatggaaaGGGAGAGTATTAATGGAGCTCAAGAACGGAGGACATTGCGGCAGGCAAGGAGAGGTGCCAGCGGAGAAAGAGGAGGGGAATTTTAGAACGGAGCGGCTCTGGTTTGGTATCAAATGGCCGGATGTAAGCTCCGCATCGTTGGCTTAAGAAAAAACCACTTTTGCTCCCATAAAACCGGTCCGAACCGCCAAAATAAACCCGACTGAATCGAACCGACTCGCTCGtacacttttaaattttaaatagttgtGGATTAAATtcgtaatttaatttaaattaaattagagagaaaattccATCCTTTTCTTGGTTGtgtaattaataatgattaatatatttattttttgttgaatgGTATGAAATTACTTTTTCTGCTATTTATTAGTTGGTTCGGGAGAATGTTTAGGATGGTTGAAAGTTACTAATCGAGTTAGATAAATATCTAATGCACTCTTTATTTGGAAGTCATTTTCTTGACTTGATCTCGGAGTATAGTATTGTTCATGCCGACCCATTTTcaagaatttgattttaatctCCATAGAAATATTGCTATAGATTACCGTCATATGatcatatttatttgattatactATGGTGCTTAGTATAGATTATTGTATAAATCATGACTAACGTTATATAGACTATAAGTGACGTTATTTGTGGTCCTACATTGTAGACTAGGACTAACGTTGTGTATTGTTTATAATATAGACCATGATTGATGTTAATATTGGTCTatttaatataacataattgATATTAACGgtgatttataatttagacAGTCACTAGTGTCACAACCATATTATGAAGAGAATAGGTTGTGAACCTCGCGTGCAGTTATGATAACGTGGCGCCTAACTAACCATGTGAGGGCCGAGACAAGACAGGGTTGTGATGCAACCGAGGAGGACTATTCTCGTACGTATCCAATCGTCCTAGGCTCAGGTCATACTGAATCTAACCACTGAGGGTTTGGTTTTACTAGCATGAATGTCTACTGAGGGTTTGGTTTTACTAGCATGAATGTCTTTCCAAGTGATTCCTACCGGTATTATTTCTTAGAATCCATGTGTTACTTACATAGATGACATGAGCCCCCTCAAGCTACCAGTATTATTTCTTAGAATCCATGTGTTACTTACATGGATGACACCCTTTCAAGCTAGGTTTTTTTTGCATGTTACGAGATCcaaaatttcagaaatttCTCTGGTAGGTCCTAATTCAAGTAAAATTAAGGTTAATTCAAGTAAAATTAAGGTTAATTCAAGTAAAATTAAGGTTAGTATTGAAATAATTCAAGTAAAATCAAGGTTAATTCAAGTAAAATTAAGGTTAGTATTGAAATGGAGACCCGAATGggacaaaaaaacaaacctcACACGTACACTCATCCATAGTGCCTCCCATGTGTGCAACCAAGCGTAAGTACATACGCAGCTGAGGGAAGGGAGACGCGTTCACAACTTGGCACATGGTAGCCTCTAATTCACGCATTTGACTCTTAGGGCGTATGTTCGAATCTAGAGGCACACCATTTTCCATTGAATTATGTCGCCGCAACATGTGGCTTAATCAAACGGATATGGGTAGGCAGACTGGGTGCCAATCCAGTTCGGCTCGGCCAGTTCGGCTCGGGTCACTTTGTGGCAGGATCATCACTTGATATACGTAGCCCGTAGCCCATGTcatttatgttatatgatgatgcgAGACGGATGATGATAAAATGActtaatataattatgttcCATATGCAAGTATTAAATGTCACGATACATTATGATGACGACGagttttcaaatatataaccctaattaatgttaatgataAGTGTGTGTTCATATACATCGAAATACGTCTCCATTTATGATTATGAGTACGGACGcatacactatgatgatgatggtgaaaTTAGCTCGACTATGATGGATCTAGGGGGTGCGAATCGCCTAGGAACCCACGCTCGCAAGTGTGGGTTATAGGGACCCACGCTCGCAAATGTGGGTTATGTGCTGACCTCTGGACAGCTAGCTCGACTATGATGTGCACAGCTACTTCTATCTAGCTACTTCTATCTAGCTACTTCTATCTAGCTACTTCTATCTAGCTACTTCTATCTAGCTACTTCTATCTAGCTACTTCTATCTAGCTACTTCTATCTAGCTACTTCTATCTAGCTACTTCTATCTAGCTACTTCTATCTAGCTACTTCTATCTAGCTACTTCTATCTAGCTACTTCTATCTAGCTACTTCTATCTAGCTACTTCTATCTAGCTACTTCTATCTAGCTACTTCTATCTAGCTACTTCTATCTAGCTACTTCTATCTAGCTACTTCTATCTAGCTACTTCTATCTAGCTACTTCTATCTCGCTACTTCTATCTCGCTACTTCTATCTCGCTACTTCTATCTCGCTACTTCTATCTCGCTACTTCTATCTCGCTACTTCTATCTCGCTACTTCTATCTCGCTACTTCTATCTCGCTACTTCTATCTCGCTACTTCTATCTCGCTACTTCTATCTCGCTACTTCTATCTCGCTACTTCTATCTCGCTACTTCTATCTCGCTACTTCTATCTCGCTACTTCTATCTCGCTACTTCTATCTCGCTACTTCTATCTCGCTACTTCTATCTCGCTACTTCTATCTCGCTACTTCTATCTCGCTACTTCTATCTCGCTACTTCTATCTCGCTACTTCTATCTCGCTACTTCTATCTCGCTACTTCTATCTCGCTACTTCTATCTCGCTACTTCTATCTCGCTACTTCTATCTCGCTACTTCTATCTCGCTACTTCTATCTCGCTACTTCTATCTCGGTACTTCTATCTCAGGTAAAAGCAAGATATTGGCTACTTCTATCTCAGGTAAAAGCAAGATATTGGCTACTTCTATCTCAGGTAAAAGCAAGATATTGTTGTGTGcggctacttctatttcaggtaaaagcAAGATATtggctacttctatttcagatAAAAACAAGATATTtggctacttctatttcag
This portion of the Cucurbita pepo subsp. pepo cultivar mu-cu-16 chromosome LG08, ASM280686v2, whole genome shotgun sequence genome encodes:
- the LOC111800520 gene encoding uncharacterized protein LOC111800520, which encodes MEVAGDWILPATHMPVLEINLISAQGLKVPSRQFHPKQTYAVAWVDPLNRLRTRLDTIGGDNPTWNDKFLFRVSPEFLTRDTAAVSVEIYATGCFRDSLVGTVRFLFRNVIVSNDCTKTPAFTALQVRRPSGRFQGVLNIGFMVNENSDFASLNGVPAIGYRDLMGEGFDRRRRRKKKSKARDSEISAGSHDAELLDSSDGNESTCSSSSSSLSAKSNLVSDLNGFRKGAEAGEAKTLKASKRSGFLCGLVIHRKTRMGDDIPPLEKNIKVFRGSPDMER
- the LOC111799807 gene encoding F-box/kelch-repeat protein At3g61590-like; protein product: MAGKTSWIKLFHNEMARDLRNFDSYSDFTNEGGIEAVAVSVESILPDDLLERILSCLPIASIFRAGSVCKRWHDIVSSRSFLWNFSHVKSHKPWYFMFTSSDEPIGHAYDPVLRKWYAIDLPCIDRSNWFIASSCGLVCFMDNDSRSELHVCNPITKYSMKLPEPSGSKFSDYSALAISANRVSHNYTISVVKSKQVPGNFFQWDISIHIYDSETNMWATSLTEVLLEWRGGDESVICDGVLYFLLYSTGGGISDHRHGLVTYNISNRSSHGLLIKSFIPAPCSLTCGRLMNLKQKLVMVGGIGKQDRPDIIKGIGIWILCGKEWQEIARMPHKFFQGFGELDDVFSSCGTDDLIYIHSYGAPALLVFDMNVKQWRWSQKCPVTKRFPLQLFTGFCFEPRLEINP